The Burkholderiales bacterium genome includes a window with the following:
- the moeB gene encoding molybdopterin-synthase adenylyltransferase MoeB: MDDNQLLRYSRHILLPEIGIDGQERLRAARALVIGAGGLGAPVALYLASSGVGRLVLCDHDSVDLTNLQRQIVHFTDSIGRAKVDSARETLARINPEVEVQTVLERVAGQRLEALVRDTDVVVDCTDNFVTRHAINRACVRYRKPLVSGAAVRFDGQIAVFDLRRQDSACYHCLFPEEGDFEEMRCAVMGVFAPVVGIIGTVQAAETLKLLMGIGETLNGRLLMLDALSMQWRSIRLRKDPDCRVCSRGDTAQREAAAACAAGQSSV; this comes from the coding sequence ATGGACGACAACCAGTTACTGCGCTACAGCCGCCACATCCTCCTGCCCGAAATCGGCATCGACGGGCAGGAAAGGCTGCGCGCGGCACGGGCTCTGGTCATCGGCGCTGGGGGGCTGGGTGCCCCGGTTGCGCTCTACCTTGCCTCCAGCGGAGTGGGCCGACTCGTGCTTTGCGACCACGACAGCGTCGATCTGACCAATCTGCAGCGCCAGATCGTCCACTTCACCGACTCGATCGGCAGGGCAAAGGTGGATTCCGCCCGCGAAACGCTGGCCCGGATCAACCCGGAGGTCGAAGTCCAGACGGTCCTGGAACGCGTGGCCGGGCAGCGGCTGGAAGCGCTGGTCCGCGACACCGACGTCGTGGTCGACTGCACCGACAATTTCGTGACGCGTCACGCCATCAACCGGGCCTGTGTGCGCTATCGCAAGCCACTGGTCTCGGGAGCCGCGGTGCGTTTCGATGGGCAGATCGCCGTCTTCGATCTGCGGCGCCAAGACAGCGCCTGCTATCACTGCCTGTTTCCGGAAGAAGGGGATTTCGAAGAAATGCGCTGCGCGGTCATGGGCGTGTTCGCACCCGTCGTCGGCATCATTGGTACCGTCCAGGCCGCGGAGACGCTCAAGCTGCTGATGGGCATCGGAGAGACGCTCAACGGGCGCTTGCTGATGCTTGACGCCCTGTCCATGCAGTGGCGCAGCATCCGCCTGCGCAAGGACCCTGACTGCCGGGTCTGTTCCAGGGGTGATACCGCCCAGCGCGAAGCCGCGGCTGCCTGTGCCGCCGGTCAGTCCAGCGTCTGA
- a CDS encoding S41 family peptidase, whose protein sequence is MRSRLRHIGLIALGALLGVLISLNFSAVADRSAGPLPIEDLRAFTEVFGRIKNDYVEPVDDKKLISEAINGMLSGLDPHSAYLDAEAFKELQVGTQGEFGGLGIEVGMEDGFVKVVAPIEDTPAWRAGLKPGDLIIKLDDTNVKGMTLNEAVKRMRGKPNTTITLTYIRKGDPKPRVVTLTRAIIQIQSVKSKVLEPGYAYFRITQFQEHTGETLAKAIDKAFKDNDGQLKGMILDLRNDPGGLLNSAVAVSAAFLPQDALVVYTEGRTEDAKMKLYARPEYYLRGGKGDYLKSLPKEVKTVPMVVLVNNGSASASEIVAGALQDHKRAIVMGTQTFGKGSVQTILPLGNGTAIKLTTARYYTPNGRSIQAKGITPDIVVEEATITEGEAAVRIREADLERHLANPAAPDSKQDSKPVAPVAPPPTAPKPGDSPGADSETAPPDIVSKNDYQLNQALNLLKGLQIVGRR, encoded by the coding sequence ATGCGTAGCCGGTTGCGTCACATCGGGTTGATCGCACTCGGAGCCCTGCTGGGGGTGCTGATCAGCCTCAACTTTTCGGCTGTCGCCGACCGAAGCGCCGGCCCGCTGCCGATCGAAGACTTGCGCGCCTTCACGGAAGTCTTCGGGCGGATCAAGAACGACTACGTCGAGCCGGTCGACGACAAGAAGCTCATCTCGGAAGCGATCAACGGGATGCTCTCGGGGCTCGATCCCCACTCCGCTTACCTCGACGCGGAAGCCTTCAAGGAGCTGCAGGTCGGCACGCAGGGTGAATTCGGCGGCCTGGGTATCGAGGTGGGCATGGAGGACGGATTCGTCAAGGTCGTCGCTCCGATCGAGGATACCCCGGCCTGGCGCGCGGGTCTGAAGCCGGGAGACCTGATCATCAAGCTCGACGACACCAATGTGAAGGGCATGACGCTCAACGAGGCGGTGAAGCGCATGCGCGGCAAGCCCAACACGACGATCACCCTCACCTACATCCGCAAAGGCGATCCCAAGCCGCGCGTGGTGACGCTCACGCGCGCGATCATCCAGATCCAGAGCGTGAAGTCGAAGGTGCTGGAGCCGGGGTACGCGTATTTCCGCATCACCCAGTTCCAGGAGCACACCGGCGAGACCCTTGCCAAAGCGATCGACAAGGCCTTCAAGGACAACGACGGCCAGTTGAAGGGCATGATCCTCGACCTGCGCAACGATCCGGGCGGGCTGCTCAATTCGGCGGTGGCGGTCTCCGCCGCCTTCCTTCCGCAGGACGCACTCGTGGTCTACACCGAAGGGCGTACCGAGGACGCGAAGATGAAGCTCTACGCGCGGCCCGAGTATTACCTGCGGGGCGGCAAGGGGGATTACCTGAAGAGCCTGCCGAAGGAGGTCAAGACGGTTCCGATGGTCGTACTCGTCAACAACGGCTCGGCTTCGGCCTCCGAGATCGTGGCGGGCGCTCTGCAGGACCACAAGCGCGCGATCGTCATGGGCACGCAGACCTTCGGCAAAGGTTCGGTGCAGACCATTCTGCCGCTGGGCAATGGCACAGCGATCAAGCTCACCACGGCCCGCTACTACACGCCGAACGGCCGTTCCATCCAGGCCAAGGGGATCACGCCCGATATCGTGGTGGAGGAAGCCACCATTACGGAAGGCGAGGCTGCGGTTCGCATCCGCGAGGCGGATCTCGAGCGCCATCTAGCAAATCCGGCCGCACCGGACAGCAAGCAGGACAGCAAACCCGTCGCCCCGGTGGCGCCGCCGCCCACCGCGCCGAAACCGGGCGACAGTCCGGGCGCCGATAGCGAAACGGCACCACCCGACATCGTGTCGAAGAACGACTACCAGCTCAACCAGGCACTGAATCTGCTGAAGGGCCTGCAGATCGTCGGTCGGCGCTGA